A single region of the Oncorhynchus kisutch isolate 150728-3 linkage group LG30, Okis_V2, whole genome shotgun sequence genome encodes:
- the LOC109875056 gene encoding dnaJ homolog subfamily B member 6, translating to MVEYYHILGVLRNASQEDIKKAYRKLALKWHPDKNPENKEEAEKKFKELSEAYEVLSDANKRNMYDRYGKAGLTTNSGGGVGHYHNGDHFNEGFTFRNPEDVFREFFGGRDPFADFFGGDPFGDEFFGGGRRHHRGVSRSRTGGPFFGGFGGFPPFGAGFTAFDPGFTSFGHMGHMGHMSPMGHMSHMGHLGGGGGGGHGGFTAFSSTSFGGGGGGGGGGMGNFRSVSTSTKFINGRKITTKRIVENGQERVEVEEDGQLRSLTVNGVKPIATVQAVQQEECRQTVTAHSSSAHASRSSVPRAPCHHVKTSPHRPTPDREEGRSPASVHSENKRKKPMPEPTEDAKKRKTGSSTHRSLSS from the exons ATGGTGGAATATTATCACATTTTAGGAGTCCTAAGAAATGCATCTCAAGAAGACATAAAAAAAGC GTACAGAAAATTGGCACTAAAATGGCATCCTGACAAAAACCCAGAAAATAAGGAAGAAGCAGAGAAAAAGTTCAAAGAACTTTCTGAGGCCTATGAGGTTCTGTCAGATG CCAACAAGAGGAACATGTATGATCGCTATGGTAAAGCAGGCCTAACAACAAACAGTGGAGGAGGTG TTGGACATTACCACAATGGTGATCACTTCAACGAAGGGTTCACGTTCCGCAATCCTGAAGATGTCTTCAGAGAGTTCTTTGGCGGTCGAGATCCTTTTGCGGATTTCTTTG GAGGGGATCCGTTTGGGGATGAGTTCTTCGGTGGAGGGAGGAGGCACCACAGGGGAGTGAGCAGGAGTCGAACCGGGGGACCCTTCTTCGGGGGATTTGGTGGCTTCCCACCGTTTGGTGCAGGCTTCACAGCGTTTGACCCAG GCTTTACCTCTTTCGGACACATGGGTCACATGGGCCATATGAGTCCTATGGGCCATATGAGTCACATGGGTcatctgggaggaggaggaggaggaggccatGGTGGCTTCACtgccttctcctccacctcttttgGTGGcgggggtggaggtggaggaggcggGATGGGCAACTTCCGCTCCGTATCAACCTCCACGAAATTCATCAACGGCAGGAAAATCACAACAAAAAG AATTGTGGAGAATGGACAGGAACGCGTAGAGGTGGAAGAAGACGGACAGTTAAGATCACTAACCGTCAATG GGGTAAAGCCTATTGCCACTGTTCAAGCAGTCCAACAGGAGGAGTGCAGACAAACTGTTACTGCACACTCTTCCAGTGCACATGCCTCCCGGTCCTCTGTTCCCCGTGCTCCTTGTCATCATGTAAAGACTTCCCCCCACAGGCCCactccagacagagaggagggaaggagcccAGCTTCAG TACACAGTGAAAACAAGAGGAAGAAACCCATGCCTGAGCCCACAGAGGATGCCAAAAAGAGAAAAACAGGATCCAGTACACACAGATCCTTGTCCTCCTAG